The following proteins are encoded in a genomic region of Saccharopolyspora antimicrobica:
- a CDS encoding acyl-CoA thioesterase, whose product MSEPSSGPHAIDFWSPVHFDELDPNGHLHNARFALHVERAQTAAFAAAGFDTATVLNRHPDLHYVVRRFDVLFHSPVGNTGNLLVALHFTELGRTSATWTFRCGPPGAPNATGTRTIVKVDADGRPLPWSPRMPEWRTNLLAG is encoded by the coding sequence GTGTCAGAACCGAGCAGCGGACCGCACGCGATCGACTTTTGGTCGCCGGTCCACTTCGACGAGCTGGACCCCAACGGTCACCTGCACAACGCGCGCTTCGCGCTGCACGTCGAACGGGCCCAGACCGCGGCTTTCGCGGCGGCCGGCTTCGACACCGCGACCGTGCTGAACCGGCACCCCGACCTGCACTACGTCGTGCGCCGGTTCGACGTCCTGTTCCACTCGCCCGTCGGCAACACCGGGAACCTGCTGGTAGCACTGCACTTCACCGAGCTCGGCCGGACCAGCGCGACCTGGACCTTCCGCTGCGGCCCGCCCGGAGCACCCAACGCCACCGGCACGCGCACGATCGTGAAGGTCGACGCCGACGGCCGACCGCTGCCCTGGTCGCCGCGGATGCCGGAGTGGCGGACGAACCTGCTGGCCGGCTGA
- the smpB gene encoding SsrA-binding protein SmpB, which yields MVKERGRKVIAQNRKARHDWAVLDTYEAGIALTGTEVKSLRQGKAQLVDGFATVDHGEVWLRNVHIPEYTEGTWTNHEPRRSRKLLLHKREILRLVGKIKESGLSLIPMSLYFSDGRAKVELALARGKKAHDKRHDLAKRDAQREMQRAIGRARKGMR from the coding sequence ATGGTGAAGGAACGCGGCCGCAAGGTCATCGCGCAGAACCGCAAGGCGCGGCACGACTGGGCGGTGCTGGACACCTACGAGGCCGGCATCGCGCTGACCGGCACCGAGGTGAAGAGCCTCCGGCAGGGCAAGGCCCAGCTGGTGGACGGCTTCGCCACCGTCGACCACGGCGAGGTCTGGCTGCGCAACGTGCACATCCCCGAGTACACCGAGGGGACCTGGACCAACCACGAGCCGCGGCGCTCCCGCAAGCTCCTGCTGCACAAGCGCGAGATCCTCCGGCTGGTCGGCAAGATCAAGGAGAGCGGGCTGAGCCTGATCCCGATGTCGCTGTACTTCAGCGACGGCCGGGCGAAGGTCGAGCTCGCGCTCGCGCGCGGCAAGAAGGCGCACGACAAGCGGCACGACCTGGCCAAGCGCGATGCCCAGCGGGAGATGCAGCGCGCCATCGGCCGCGCCCGCAAGGGCATGCGTTGA
- a CDS encoding aspartate/glutamate racemase family protein produces the protein MPTPETGTVLLVNPNTNRATTEMMRALAARSLRGSGLEVDGVTAGAGPSMILDPVALKESEEHVRDAVLRALDAAERDYLAVIVAAIGDPGRSRLAAELDLPVVGIGQAAIGAAGREGRRFGMATSTPLLVDSLTALVAEHGMSEGFTGVRLTESEPLVLAADPERQFAELAAAVDRCTGADRAEAVIIAGGPLSETARRIAEARTCEIVEPIPSAAELVLQELWTAGS, from the coding sequence TTGCCCACGCCTGAGACCGGAACGGTGCTCCTGGTCAACCCGAACACCAACCGGGCGACCACCGAGATGATGCGCGCGCTCGCCGCGAGATCGCTGCGCGGCAGCGGGCTCGAGGTGGACGGTGTCACAGCGGGAGCCGGACCGTCGATGATCCTCGACCCGGTGGCGTTGAAGGAATCCGAGGAGCATGTCCGCGATGCCGTGCTGCGCGCGCTGGACGCCGCGGAGCGGGACTACCTCGCGGTGATCGTCGCCGCGATCGGTGACCCGGGCCGCAGCCGGCTCGCCGCGGAGCTCGACCTGCCGGTCGTCGGCATCGGGCAGGCGGCCATCGGTGCCGCGGGCCGGGAGGGGCGGCGGTTCGGCATGGCCACCAGCACGCCGCTGCTCGTCGATTCCCTCACCGCGCTGGTCGCCGAGCACGGGATGTCGGAGGGCTTCACCGGTGTCCGGCTGACCGAGTCGGAGCCGCTGGTGCTGGCGGCCGATCCCGAGCGGCAGTTCGCCGAACTGGCCGCGGCGGTCGACCGGTGCACCGGGGCGGACCGTGCCGAGGCGGTGATCATCGCAGGTGGGCCGCTCAGCGAGACGGCCCGCCGGATCGCCGAGGCCCGCACCTGCGAGATCGTTGAACCCATCCCGAGCGCGGCCGAACTGGTGCTGCAGGAGTTGTGGACGGCCGGGAGCTGA
- a CDS encoding AMP-binding protein has protein sequence MSDLSLADLVRNAAERWPERVAWTFDALGRELTFAEVDRRSDAFAALLAEHGVTATDRVAVMLDNRPEFPLAWLGATKLGAAVVPVNIRYQDYDAAHVLAHSGARVVLTTAQHAELLARIRSSTSLQHVLDVDAIPIPDAPAPKCAAPVPETVANIQYTSGTTGAPKGCVLPHRYWTSLAAGLVEGFPRIGAQDTILTAQPFHYVDPQWNTALGLASGARLVVLDRFHPTTFWSKVREHEVTWLYCLGLMPKLLLDMPPSPHDRDHRVRAISASAIPADLHAALEKRWGVPWFEAFGMTETGSDIRMTPEDHDDTVGTGCLGRAIAGREVAILGDSGEPVPRGTTGELAIRGVGLMHGYFRDAEATDRAFRSGWFHTGDLARMDDRGRVYYAGRTKDMIRRSGENITAGEVERVLQLHPAVDIAAVLPEPDELRGEEVHAVLVLRDETCTPEDLAAFCGEQLAYFKVPRYWTFRTAVPLTPSERVSKAALRTELAQDRSPKYDRKTQQWT, from the coding sequence ATGAGCGACCTGTCCCTCGCGGATCTCGTCCGCAACGCGGCCGAACGCTGGCCGGAGCGAGTCGCGTGGACGTTCGACGCGCTCGGCCGGGAGCTGACCTTCGCCGAGGTCGACCGGCGCAGCGATGCTTTCGCCGCGCTGCTCGCCGAGCACGGGGTCACCGCGACCGATCGCGTGGCGGTGATGCTCGACAACCGGCCGGAGTTCCCGCTCGCCTGGCTGGGCGCGACCAAGCTGGGCGCGGCGGTGGTCCCGGTGAACATCCGCTACCAGGACTACGACGCCGCGCACGTGCTCGCGCACTCCGGCGCGCGGGTCGTTCTGACCACGGCGCAGCACGCTGAACTGCTCGCGCGGATCAGGAGTTCCACGTCCCTGCAGCACGTGCTCGACGTCGACGCCATCCCGATCCCCGACGCGCCGGCACCGAAGTGCGCCGCACCGGTGCCCGAGACGGTCGCCAACATCCAGTACACCTCGGGCACCACCGGGGCGCCGAAGGGGTGCGTGCTGCCGCACCGCTACTGGACCTCGCTGGCCGCCGGGCTGGTCGAGGGCTTCCCGCGGATCGGCGCGCAGGACACCATCCTCACCGCACAGCCCTTCCACTACGTCGATCCGCAGTGGAACACCGCGCTCGGCCTCGCCTCCGGCGCCCGGCTCGTGGTGCTGGACCGCTTCCACCCCACGACGTTCTGGTCCAAGGTCCGCGAGCACGAGGTCACCTGGCTCTACTGCCTCGGCCTGATGCCGAAGCTGCTGCTGGACATGCCGCCGTCACCGCACGACCGCGACCACCGGGTGCGCGCGATCAGCGCATCGGCGATCCCGGCCGACCTGCACGCGGCGCTCGAAAAGCGCTGGGGCGTCCCGTGGTTCGAGGCGTTCGGCATGACCGAGACCGGCAGCGACATCCGGATGACGCCCGAGGACCACGACGACACCGTGGGAACCGGTTGTCTCGGTCGGGCCATCGCCGGGCGGGAGGTCGCGATCCTCGGCGACTCCGGCGAACCGGTGCCGCGGGGCACCACCGGCGAGCTGGCGATCCGCGGCGTCGGGCTGATGCACGGCTACTTCCGCGACGCGGAGGCCACCGATCGGGCGTTCCGCTCCGGCTGGTTCCACACCGGCGACCTGGCCAGGATGGACGACCGCGGCCGCGTCTACTACGCGGGCCGGACCAAGGACATGATCCGCCGCAGCGGTGAGAACATCACCGCGGGCGAGGTGGAACGGGTGCTCCAGCTGCACCCGGCGGTGGACATCGCCGCCGTCCTGCCGGAGCCGGACGAGCTGCGGGGCGAAGAGGTCCACGCCGTCCTGGTCCTCCGCGACGAGACCTGCACCCCGGAGGACCTGGCGGCCTTCTGCGGCGAACAACTGGCCTACTTCAAGGTCCCCCGCTACTGGACCTTCCGAACCGCGGTGCCGCTGACGCCCTCGGAACGGGTCTCCAAGGCGGCCCTGCGAACCGAGCTGGCACAGGACCGCTCCCCCAAGTACGACCGCAAGACCCAGCAGTGGACTTAG
- a CDS encoding amidohydrolase: MHLDVLFTNGDITTLDPERPTASRMGVLGGVLVGLDDDLDGCTAADVIDLRGAPVVPGFHDAHHHLSMRGQRSLQLDLRPSAVTSMDALRTAVREHAERLPEGAWVRGHGYDQNRLGGAHPTRAELDALTGGRPAWLAHNSAHMGVVNTAAIRAMGFADPRALPDVPGGTVERDATGAPTGLLTEQAQSLVYRVLRPQPIEDFVRAIELGSELALSEGLTSITEPGIAGRLTGNGPADLHAFMIARERGVLGVRATVMPEMAALHDIDGSEPGFGLDLGLRTGLGDDHLRVGAVKLFSDGSLIGRTASMCCDYADAVGNRGFTQDDPERLREQISRAHRAGWQIATHAIGDAAVQLVLDAYARAQRQVPRADARHRIEHCGVTSDAQIAEIARLGVVPVPQGRFVDELGDGIIAALGEERAQLAYRQLSFLRAGVEVPGSSDCPVVEGAPLLGIHALVNRETAAGQVLGAEERLTPLQALRAYTRGSAYADHQEHRKGRLARGMLADFTVLSEDLTRVDRRAIKDVEVLATVVGGEVKHNRLGLSA; the protein is encoded by the coding sequence ATGCACTTGGACGTCCTGTTCACCAACGGCGACATCACCACCCTGGACCCCGAACGCCCGACCGCGAGCCGGATGGGCGTGCTCGGCGGCGTGCTGGTCGGCCTGGACGACGACCTCGACGGCTGCACCGCCGCCGACGTCATCGACCTCCGCGGCGCACCGGTGGTCCCGGGCTTCCACGACGCGCACCACCACCTGAGCATGCGCGGGCAGCGCAGCCTCCAGCTCGACCTGCGGCCCAGCGCTGTCACCAGCATGGACGCGCTGCGCACCGCCGTCCGCGAGCACGCCGAGCGGCTGCCGGAAGGTGCCTGGGTGCGCGGGCACGGCTACGACCAGAACCGCCTCGGCGGTGCCCACCCGACCCGGGCGGAGCTGGACGCGCTGACCGGCGGCCGACCGGCCTGGCTCGCGCACAACTCCGCGCACATGGGCGTGGTCAACACCGCGGCGATCCGGGCGATGGGCTTCGCGGATCCTCGCGCCCTGCCCGACGTTCCCGGCGGCACGGTCGAACGCGACGCCACCGGCGCGCCCACCGGGCTGCTCACCGAGCAGGCCCAGTCGCTGGTGTACCGCGTGCTCCGGCCGCAACCGATCGAGGACTTCGTGCGGGCCATCGAGCTGGGCTCGGAGCTGGCCCTGTCCGAAGGGCTGACCAGCATCACCGAACCCGGCATCGCAGGGCGTCTCACCGGCAACGGGCCGGCCGACCTGCACGCCTTCATGATCGCCCGGGAGCGGGGCGTGCTCGGGGTGCGCGCCACCGTGATGCCGGAGATGGCCGCGCTGCACGACATCGACGGGAGCGAACCGGGCTTCGGGCTCGACCTCGGCCTGCGCACCGGGCTGGGCGACGACCACCTGCGGGTCGGGGCGGTCAAGCTGTTCTCAGACGGTTCGCTGATCGGCCGAACAGCCTCGATGTGCTGCGATTATGCCGACGCGGTCGGCAATCGCGGGTTCACCCAGGACGATCCGGAGCGGCTGCGCGAGCAGATCTCGCGGGCGCACCGGGCGGGCTGGCAGATCGCCACGCACGCCATCGGCGACGCGGCCGTGCAGCTGGTCCTGGACGCCTACGCCCGCGCCCAGCGGCAGGTGCCCCGCGCCGATGCCCGGCACCGCATCGAGCACTGCGGTGTCACCAGCGACGCGCAGATCGCCGAGATCGCACGGCTGGGCGTGGTCCCGGTGCCGCAGGGCCGGTTCGTGGACGAGCTCGGGGACGGGATCATCGCCGCGCTCGGCGAGGAACGGGCGCAGCTCGCCTACCGGCAGCTCAGCTTCCTGCGCGCAGGCGTCGAGGTCCCGGGCAGCTCGGATTGCCCGGTGGTGGAAGGCGCGCCGCTGCTGGGAATCCACGCGCTGGTCAACCGGGAAACCGCGGCCGGGCAGGTGCTGGGCGCCGAGGAGCGGCTGACCCCGTTGCAGGCGCTGCGCGCCTACACCCGCGGCTCGGCCTACGCCGACCACCAGGAGCACCGCAAGGGCCGGCTCGCGCGCGGCATGCTCGCCGATTTCACGGTGCTCTCCGAAGACCTCACCCGCGTCGACCGCCGCGCGATCAAGGACGTCGAAGTGCTGGCCACCGTCGTCGGAGGCGAGGTCAAGCACAACCGGCTCGGCTTGTCCGCCTGA
- a CDS encoding TIGR03618 family F420-dependent PPOX class oxidoreductase has translation MAQGPAPRPLSDEALSGLLGKQQFGTLATVKRSGHPHLTTMLYSWDPEARVVRFSTTADRVKVGHLRRDPRASLHVQGADVWSFAVAEGEAEASEVTTVPGDAVGRELLSIVPAAAKPEDEGAFLEQLVAERRLVIRLKVDRLYGTALDV, from the coding sequence ATGGCACAAGGACCGGCACCTCGCCCGCTGTCCGACGAAGCCCTCTCCGGGTTGCTCGGCAAGCAGCAGTTCGGCACGCTCGCCACCGTCAAGCGCAGCGGGCATCCCCACCTGACCACCATGCTGTACAGCTGGGACCCGGAAGCCCGGGTGGTGCGGTTCTCGACGACGGCCGACCGGGTCAAGGTCGGCCACCTGCGGCGCGATCCGCGTGCGTCGCTCCACGTACAGGGCGCCGACGTGTGGTCGTTCGCCGTTGCCGAGGGCGAGGCCGAGGCCTCCGAGGTCACGACCGTCCCCGGCGACGCGGTCGGGCGGGAACTGCTCTCGATCGTCCCCGCAGCCGCGAAGCCGGAGGACGAAGGAGCGTTCCTGGAACAGCTGGTCGCCGAGCGCCGACTGGTCATCCGGTTGAAGGTGGATCGCCTGTACGGCACGGCGCTCGACGTCTGA
- a CDS encoding TetR/AcrR family transcriptional regulator — protein MSGRGRSGDDTQQQVWEAAVRLFAAQGFHGTGIRELADAAQLSPATLYHYMGTKQDLLFSIMRTCLDRLVMAAERVSADTDRPQAIIASLVHVHVLTHALHRDETTVVDNELGVLDAERRSTIVQIRDRYEEFWRSAVADGCERGVFAVPDQRFARMAVLEMCSGVAKWYSPEGEEELDAIATAHAQLALQLLGVPATRLASTALPEAADVHGLVEEIWHIQLPSMRARATRG, from the coding sequence ATGAGCGGACGAGGACGCTCAGGGGACGACACGCAGCAGCAGGTGTGGGAGGCGGCCGTCCGGCTGTTCGCCGCGCAGGGCTTCCACGGCACCGGCATCCGCGAGCTCGCCGACGCCGCGCAGCTCTCCCCCGCGACCCTCTACCACTACATGGGCACCAAGCAGGACCTGCTGTTCTCCATCATGCGGACCTGCCTGGACCGGCTGGTGATGGCGGCCGAACGGGTCTCGGCGGACACCGACCGGCCGCAGGCGATCATCGCCAGCCTGGTCCACGTGCACGTGCTCACGCACGCGCTGCACCGCGACGAGACGACCGTGGTGGACAACGAGCTCGGAGTGCTCGACGCCGAACGCCGGAGCACGATCGTGCAGATCCGGGACCGCTACGAGGAGTTCTGGCGCAGCGCGGTCGCGGACGGCTGCGAGCGCGGCGTTTTCGCGGTCCCGGACCAGCGCTTCGCGCGAATGGCGGTGCTGGAGATGTGCTCCGGCGTGGCCAAGTGGTACTCGCCGGAGGGCGAGGAGGAGCTGGACGCGATCGCCACGGCGCACGCGCAACTGGCGCTCCAGCTGCTCGGTGTCCCGGCCACCCGCCTCGCCTCGACCGCGCTGCCCGAGGCCGCCGACGTCCACGGCCTGGTCGAGGAGATCTGGCACATCCAGCTGCCATCCATGCGCGCCCGCGCAACACGCGGCTGA
- the ftsX gene encoding permease-like cell division protein FtsX, translating into MRASFVFSEVVNGLRRNVTMTIAMILTTAVSVGLLGGGLLVVRMIDKMQETYQDRVEVVVFMTDDVSANDNDCSQQPCANIMADLKRVSGVESVRYENRQQAFESFNKVFESQPELRDVARAEAMPASLRVKLSDPERFGAVKQEFNGRPGVDNVVNQADYLDQVFGMLNLIRNIAFFIALVQALAALLLISNTIQLSAFTRRTETGIMRLVGATRWYTQLPFLLEAVVSGLIGAILGILGLSGFKALFLDRVMASFGGIVPSVEWGDVAVISPILLLVAAVISAGTGYVTLRLYVRL; encoded by the coding sequence ATGCGCGCGAGCTTCGTATTCAGCGAGGTCGTCAACGGCCTTCGGCGCAACGTGACGATGACCATCGCGATGATCCTGACGACCGCCGTTTCGGTCGGTCTGCTCGGCGGCGGTCTCCTCGTGGTCCGGATGATCGACAAGATGCAGGAGACCTACCAGGACCGCGTCGAGGTCGTGGTGTTCATGACCGACGACGTGAGCGCCAACGACAACGACTGCTCCCAGCAGCCCTGCGCGAACATCATGGCCGACCTCAAGCGCGTGTCCGGCGTGGAGTCGGTGCGGTACGAGAACCGCCAGCAGGCGTTCGAGAGCTTCAACAAGGTCTTCGAGTCGCAGCCCGAGCTGCGCGACGTCGCCCGCGCCGAGGCGATGCCCGCCTCGCTGCGCGTCAAGCTGAGCGACCCGGAGCGCTTCGGGGCCGTCAAGCAGGAGTTCAACGGCCGCCCGGGCGTGGACAACGTGGTCAACCAGGCCGACTACCTCGACCAGGTGTTCGGCATGCTGAACCTGATCCGCAACATCGCCTTCTTCATCGCGCTGGTGCAGGCGCTCGCCGCGCTGCTGCTGATCTCCAACACCATCCAGCTCTCGGCGTTCACCCGCCGCACCGAGACCGGCATCATGCGCCTGGTCGGTGCCACCCGCTGGTACACGCAGCTGCCGTTCCTCCTGGAAGCGGTGGTCTCCGGTCTGATCGGTGCGATCCTGGGCATCCTCGGCCTGTCGGGCTTCAAGGCGCTGTTCCTCGACCGGGTAATGGCGTCGTTCGGCGGCATCGTGCCCAGCGTCGAGTGGGGCGACGTCGCGGTGATCTCGCCGATCCTGCTGCTGGTGGCAGCGGTCATCTCGGCGGGTACGGGCTACGTCACACTCCGCCTCTACGTCCGCCTGTGA
- a CDS encoding MFS transporter — MVLIGIWFDALEQNAVGLTGPVLQESWGLGGAEIGFLNTMTFTATALGRLLTGVIIDRFGRRKMLMVNLLIFAGGSLICALAPNYAVLAAGRFIVGFGLGGEISVAVIMMAELFAARHRGTAVGLINVTSAGLGNMLAPLFGILVFSVFDGPDKWRWLFGLLFLPCVLIMFFRRYVPETPRFLAASGRIEEANLVINRLARGQLSGPIENPEQYLTGTAAQEPGKPPRSDWRGVLRGRLLRRTVLLTVAVCMSYAAQISMLTLMPTILVASGHDLTSSLSFTLLMQTGSLVGAIAAAFGASRLPRKKVLTGGAVLGCVAGLSIAVFSDSLPLVLAFGFLFNFSVIIVNTTIWLFAPELYPTRVRGMGTSIILAMGSLSGGLFPLVAGFVFDLSGLTGMFAMLAVLFVILGIAVQFPPETFGKPMEEDEQIAHA, encoded by the coding sequence ATGGTCCTGATCGGCATCTGGTTCGACGCCCTGGAGCAGAACGCCGTCGGGCTCACCGGCCCCGTGCTGCAGGAGTCCTGGGGTCTCGGCGGGGCCGAGATCGGCTTCCTCAACACGATGACCTTCACCGCGACCGCCCTGGGGCGGCTGCTCACGGGCGTGATCATCGACCGGTTCGGCCGGCGGAAGATGCTGATGGTCAACCTGCTCATCTTCGCGGGCGGCTCGCTGATCTGCGCATTGGCGCCGAACTACGCGGTGCTCGCGGCCGGGCGCTTCATCGTCGGCTTCGGGCTCGGCGGCGAGATCTCGGTCGCGGTCATCATGATGGCGGAGCTCTTCGCCGCCCGGCACCGCGGCACCGCGGTCGGCCTGATCAACGTGACCTCGGCCGGTCTCGGCAACATGCTGGCGCCGCTGTTCGGCATCCTGGTGTTCTCCGTCTTCGACGGTCCGGACAAGTGGCGCTGGCTCTTCGGGCTGCTGTTCCTGCCCTGCGTGCTGATCATGTTCTTCCGCCGCTACGTGCCGGAGACCCCGCGGTTCCTCGCGGCCAGCGGGCGGATCGAGGAAGCCAACCTCGTGATCAACCGGCTGGCCAGGGGCCAGCTGAGCGGCCCGATCGAGAACCCGGAGCAGTACCTGACCGGAACCGCTGCGCAGGAACCGGGGAAGCCGCCGCGCTCGGACTGGCGCGGTGTCCTGCGGGGTCGGCTGCTGCGCCGCACGGTGCTGCTCACCGTGGCGGTGTGCATGTCCTACGCCGCGCAGATCTCGATGCTGACCCTGATGCCCACGATCCTGGTGGCCAGCGGCCACGACCTCACCTCCAGCCTGAGCTTCACCCTGCTGATGCAGACCGGTTCGCTGGTCGGCGCGATCGCCGCGGCCTTCGGCGCCAGCCGGCTGCCCCGCAAGAAGGTGCTCACCGGCGGCGCCGTCCTCGGCTGCGTGGCCGGGCTGTCGATCGCCGTGTTCTCCGACTCGCTGCCCCTGGTGCTCGCCTTCGGCTTCCTGTTCAACTTCTCGGTGATCATCGTGAACACCACGATCTGGTTGTTCGCGCCGGAGCTCTACCCGACCCGCGTTCGAGGCATGGGCACCTCGATCATCCTGGCGATGGGCTCGCTGTCCGGCGGCCTGTTCCCGCTGGTGGCCGGTTTCGTCTTCGACCTCAGCGGGCTGACCGGCATGTTCGCGATGCTGGCCGTGCTGTTCGTGATCCTCGGCATCGCGGTCCAGTTCCCGCCGGAGACCTTCGGCAAGCCGATGGAGGAGGACGAGCAGATTGCCCACGCCTGA
- a CDS encoding amidohydrolase family protein: MTAPRSDAEIPAWLAELGLPGLVDIHTHFLPERVLDKVWAYFDRAGEHYGVEWPIHYRHSEQDRLRILRELGVTTFAPLVYAHKPGMAEWLTDWAVDFGHRTPGAVPTATIFPEPEVATYLAKALDAGARCVKMHVQVGAFDPRDELLQPAWGLLAEAGIPVVVHCGHGPIPGAHTGLDVFEQVLRRHPALVAVLAHAGMPDHDVALDLVGAYPGVHLDTTMVGVAFSENFAALPADWSARLADHADRVVLGTDYPNIPYPYAEQLAAIAGWAEADDRLGTKFLRAVLHDTPAKLLGGSS; encoded by the coding sequence TTGACGGCGCCGCGCAGCGACGCCGAGATCCCGGCCTGGCTGGCCGAGCTGGGACTGCCCGGTCTGGTCGACATCCACACCCACTTCCTGCCCGAACGCGTGCTGGACAAGGTGTGGGCGTACTTCGACCGGGCCGGTGAGCACTACGGCGTCGAGTGGCCGATCCACTACCGGCACTCCGAGCAGGACCGCCTGCGGATCCTGCGCGAACTCGGCGTGACGACGTTCGCGCCGCTGGTCTACGCGCACAAGCCGGGCATGGCCGAGTGGCTGACGGACTGGGCGGTGGACTTCGGGCACCGCACGCCCGGCGCGGTGCCGACGGCGACGATCTTCCCGGAGCCCGAGGTCGCCACCTACCTCGCCAAGGCGCTCGACGCCGGCGCGAGGTGCGTGAAGATGCACGTCCAGGTCGGCGCCTTCGACCCGCGCGACGAACTGCTCCAGCCCGCGTGGGGACTGCTCGCGGAGGCCGGGATCCCGGTGGTCGTGCACTGCGGTCACGGCCCGATCCCAGGCGCCCACACCGGGCTCGACGTGTTCGAGCAGGTGCTGCGCCGCCACCCCGCGCTCGTCGCGGTGCTCGCGCACGCCGGAATGCCGGACCACGACGTCGCGTTGGACCTGGTGGGCGCGTACCCGGGCGTGCACCTCGACACCACGATGGTCGGGGTCGCGTTCAGCGAGAACTTTGCGGCGCTGCCCGCGGACTGGTCGGCGCGCCTGGCCGATCACGCGGACCGGGTCGTGCTCGGCACCGACTACCCGAACATCCCGTACCCGTACGCCGAGCAGCTGGCGGCGATCGCGGGCTGGGCGGAGGCCGACGACCGGCTGGGGACGAAGTTCCTGCGTGCGGTGCTGCACGACACTCCGGCGAAGCTGCTCGGCGGGTCTTCGTGA